A single Dechloromonas denitrificans DNA region contains:
- a CDS encoding methyl-accepting chemotaxis protein, translated as MAFSFKLPKLGALAKSGTSAQLTVSADLPGEPGVSGKTPLPGFLAKQPVIQQMKTLGAIFVVLLLLIASLVYHDNRESTHGTAYIAASGEMRMLSQRLAKASLLALQGNTVAFAQLKESRDTFAQLLDRLTSGGEISGVSVPASPEAVRPQLDALSQRWAGADKDAMTVIGQEKNLVALGNSVAIIDNKNAEMLELTEQVAALKLQAGGSSREIAAANQLVMLTQRIAKNASALRVGDEISPEVAFLLGKDTNAFRDILHGLAKGSESLRLSGNNDAESREKLNTLDGAFNQYQEAIASILGNMQPLVLSKQAGSRIFRESEDMLKATDDLVLAYQGTLSERGLYIVLLIVMTVVALGTLALLAKIYLEDTKRRGLEAELQRHASEQVNRENQDAILRLMNELGDLADGDLTVTATVSENITGAIADSINYTIEELRVLVGRINDAANRVTAATEIARQTSAELLDAAERQSSEIQEAGQSALDMARSMSEVSGNAMQSAQVARQSLTAAEKGTLAVQDSIKGMNEIRNQIQETSKRIKRLGESSQEIGEIVELISDITEQTNVLALNAAIQAASAGDAGRGFTVVAEEVQRLAERSAEATKQIAAIVKTIQTDTQDAVSAMEQSTQGVVEGAKLSDAAGQALSEIGDVSRNLADLIQDISTSTQSQADSATSVARLMQDILHVTEQATAGTQRTAQAVDELTALASELKGSVAGFKVD; from the coding sequence ATGGCTTTCAGTTTCAAACTCCCGAAACTCGGCGCGCTTGCCAAAAGCGGCACATCTGCGCAGTTGACGGTTTCAGCCGATCTTCCTGGCGAGCCAGGCGTCTCAGGAAAAACGCCGTTGCCCGGCTTCCTGGCCAAGCAACCGGTCATTCAGCAGATGAAAACCCTCGGGGCAATTTTCGTCGTGCTGTTGCTGCTGATCGCCAGTCTTGTCTATCACGACAATCGCGAGTCGACGCACGGTACGGCATACATCGCCGCCTCGGGTGAAATGCGGATGCTTTCGCAGCGCCTGGCCAAGGCCTCCTTGCTCGCCTTGCAGGGCAACACGGTGGCCTTTGCCCAGTTGAAGGAGTCGCGCGACACTTTTGCCCAACTGCTCGACCGACTGACGTCCGGTGGTGAAATCAGCGGCGTCAGCGTCCCGGCCTCGCCCGAAGCGGTCCGGCCGCAACTCGACGCGTTGAGCCAGCGCTGGGCAGGGGCCGACAAGGATGCAATGACCGTGATCGGTCAGGAAAAGAACCTTGTCGCACTGGGCAACAGCGTGGCGATCATCGACAACAAGAATGCCGAGATGCTCGAATTGACCGAACAGGTTGCAGCGCTCAAGTTGCAGGCCGGGGGCTCGTCGCGTGAAATTGCCGCGGCCAACCAGTTGGTGATGCTGACCCAGCGGATTGCGAAGAATGCATCGGCCCTGCGCGTCGGCGACGAAATCAGTCCGGAAGTCGCCTTCCTGCTTGGCAAGGACACCAACGCCTTCCGTGACATCCTGCATGGCCTGGCCAAAGGGAGCGAGTCGCTGCGTCTTTCCGGCAACAACGACGCCGAGAGCCGCGAGAAGCTGAACACTCTCGATGGTGCCTTCAATCAGTATCAGGAAGCCATTGCCAGCATTCTCGGCAACATGCAGCCGCTGGTCCTTTCCAAACAGGCCGGCTCACGGATTTTCCGTGAGAGCGAGGACATGCTCAAGGCGACGGATGACCTGGTGCTGGCTTATCAGGGCACCTTGTCCGAGCGCGGCCTGTACATCGTGCTGTTGATCGTGATGACCGTTGTCGCGCTGGGCACGCTCGCCTTGCTGGCCAAGATCTATCTTGAGGATACCAAGCGTCGGGGTCTGGAAGCCGAGTTGCAGCGCCATGCTTCGGAGCAGGTCAACCGCGAGAATCAGGATGCCATTTTGCGTCTGATGAACGAGTTGGGCGACCTTGCCGACGGCGACCTGACGGTGACGGCAACGGTCAGTGAAAACATTACCGGGGCGATCGCTGACTCGATCAACTACACGATTGAAGAACTTCGCGTGCTGGTCGGCCGGATCAATGACGCGGCGAATCGCGTCACGGCGGCGACCGAAATCGCCCGGCAGACTTCGGCCGAGCTGCTCGATGCGGCCGAGCGTCAGTCCAGCGAAATTCAGGAAGCCGGTCAGTCGGCTCTCGACATGGCGCGCTCGATGAGCGAAGTGTCGGGCAACGCGATGCAGTCAGCCCAGGTTGCCCGGCAATCGCTGACCGCCGCCGAAAAAGGTACGCTGGCGGTGCAGGATTCGATCAAGGGTATGAACGAAATTCGCAACCAGATTCAGGAAACCTCGAAGCGAATCAAGCGTCTCGGCGAAAGCTCGCAGGAAATCGGCGAAATCGTCGAACTGATTTCCGACATTACCGAGCAGACCAACGTGCTGGCCTTGAACGCCGCCATCCAGGCCGCGTCGGCCGGCGATGCCGGGCGCGGTTTTACCGTGGTTGCCGAAGAAGTGCAGCGCCTGGCTGAACGTTCGGCCGAGGCGACCAAGCAGATTGCGGCCATTGTGAAAACGATTCAGACCGATACCCAGGATGCGGTTTCCGCCATGGAGCAATCGACTCAGGGCGTGGTCGAAGGCGCCAAGCTTTCCGATGCCGCCGGGCAGGCGCTGTCCGAGATCGGCGATGTGTCGCGCAATCTGGCCGACCTGATTCAGGATATTTCCACCTCGACCCAAAGTCAGGCGGATTCGGCGACCAGTGTGGCGCGCCTGATGCAGGACATTCTGCACGTAACCGAACAGGCTACGGCGGGTACCCAGCGCACGGCCCAGGCGGTCGACGAACTGACCGCTCTGGCTTCCGAACTGAAGGGTTCGGTTGCCGGCTTCAAGGTGGATTGA
- a CDS encoding chemotaxis protein CheW, whose translation MARKTSLRDFQEYLAARLTTAAQGRGASSWLGIEVGNEPWLVDLSDSGEIVQAPRLAPVPLTRPWFAGIANIRGNLHAVTDFSVFRGGVATPQNANARLLLVGAKYGANAALLVSRMLGLKNPEDFSPEVPDGSVPVWGAQRFADTQGKIWRKLSVRELLADHDFMNIGV comes from the coding sequence ATGGCACGAAAAACCAGTCTTCGCGATTTTCAGGAATACCTCGCTGCCCGCCTGACCACGGCGGCGCAAGGCCGTGGCGCATCGTCCTGGCTCGGTATCGAGGTTGGCAACGAGCCATGGCTCGTTGATCTTTCCGATAGCGGCGAAATCGTTCAGGCGCCGCGACTCGCCCCGGTGCCGCTGACCCGGCCGTGGTTTGCCGGAATTGCCAATATTCGCGGCAATCTGCATGCCGTGACCGATTTTTCAGTGTTTCGCGGCGGGGTGGCGACGCCGCAAAATGCCAACGCCCGCCTGCTGCTGGTCGGCGCCAAGTACGGCGCCAACGCGGCATTGCTGGTGTCGCGCATGTTGGGCTTGAAGAATCCGGAAGATTTTTCGCCGGAAGTGCCGGATGGTTCGGTGCCTGTGTGGGGGGCGCAGCGTTTCGCAGATACGCAAGGCAAAATCTGGCGAAAACTTTCGGTACGCGAACTGCTTGCCGATCACGATTTCATGAATATCGGGGTTTGA
- a CDS encoding response regulator transcription factor, protein MPVKNILVVDDSPTERFFTVDILTKAGYQVITAENGEEGIAKAKANKPDLILMDVVMPGLNGYQATRTLTRDEDTKHIPVIVCTSKGQETDKIWGLRQGAVDYLVKPLNPEELLQRIAALP, encoded by the coding sequence TTGCCCGTCAAGAACATCCTTGTTGTCGACGATTCCCCAACCGAACGCTTCTTTACGGTCGATATCCTGACCAAGGCGGGTTACCAGGTAATCACCGCCGAAAATGGCGAAGAGGGGATCGCCAAGGCCAAGGCCAACAAACCAGACCTGATCCTGATGGACGTCGTGATGCCTGGCCTGAATGGCTATCAGGCGACACGGACGCTGACGCGCGATGAGGACACCAAGCATATTCCGGTTATCGTCTGTACCTCCAAGGGCCAGGAAACCGACAAGATATGGGGCTTGCGGCAGGGCGCCGTTGATTATCTGGTCAAGCCGCTCAATCCTGAAGAGTTGCTGCAGCGGATTGCTGCGCTGCCCTGA
- a CDS encoding response regulator: MVIDDSNTIRRSAEIFLVQAGCQVVLAEDGFDALAKIADHQPSVIFCDIMMPRLDGYQTCSLIKKNPRFKATPVIMLSSKDGLFDRARGRMVGSDQYLTKPFTKDSLLQTVATFALPSEPETNQ, encoded by the coding sequence ATGGTCATTGACGACAGCAACACGATACGGCGAAGCGCCGAGATATTTCTCGTGCAGGCCGGCTGCCAGGTTGTGCTGGCCGAAGACGGTTTCGATGCCCTGGCCAAGATCGCCGATCACCAGCCGAGCGTGATCTTCTGCGACATCATGATGCCGCGCCTCGACGGCTACCAAACCTGTTCGTTGATCAAGAAAAACCCCCGTTTCAAAGCCACACCGGTGATCATGCTGTCCTCCAAGGATGGCCTGTTTGACCGGGCGCGCGGGCGGATGGTCGGGTCGGACCAGTATCTGACCAAGCCTTTTACCAAAGACAGCCTGCTGCAAACGGTCGCGACCTTTGCCTTGCCGTCAGAACCAGAAACCAACCAGTAG
- the thiD gene encoding bifunctional hydroxymethylpyrimidine kinase/phosphomethylpyrimidine kinase, with product MNSSITTSPSLPQVLVFAASDPSAGAGIQADILTLASLGCHPLTALTALTVQDTVGVQSVHPVSAELLEQQARTVLEDMPVAAFKIGVLGSVENVLAVAEIVSDYPETPLIFDPVLASGRGDELSGEEIISAIREMLLPQTTLLTPNAPEARRLAESADDEGEPSIDVCAQRLIAMGAQYVLITGTHESTPEVVNTLYGSAGVIRRDRWERLPGSYHGSGCTLASAIAGCIAGGASVEDAVRDAQDYTWQTLANAFRGGMGQLIPDRFFWARGEDDDTAPAETAKTDAP from the coding sequence ATGAACTCGAGCATCACCACTTCACCCAGCCTGCCGCAGGTACTGGTCTTTGCCGCCAGCGACCCGTCGGCCGGGGCCGGTATCCAGGCCGACATCCTGACCCTGGCCAGTCTCGGCTGCCACCCGCTGACCGCACTGACCGCACTGACCGTGCAGGACACCGTCGGCGTCCAGAGCGTCCACCCGGTCAGCGCCGAATTGCTCGAACAGCAGGCCCGCACCGTCCTCGAAGATATGCCGGTGGCGGCCTTCAAGATCGGCGTGCTGGGCAGCGTCGAAAATGTGCTGGCCGTAGCGGAAATCGTCTCGGACTATCCGGAGACACCGTTGATTTTCGATCCGGTGCTGGCTTCCGGGCGGGGCGACGAGTTGTCCGGCGAGGAAATCATTTCGGCGATCCGTGAAATGCTCCTGCCGCAAACCACGCTGCTCACCCCGAACGCGCCGGAAGCCCGGCGCCTGGCCGAAAGCGCCGACGACGAAGGCGAACCGTCGATTGACGTGTGCGCCCAGCGGCTGATCGCGATGGGTGCCCAGTACGTGCTGATCACCGGCACGCACGAGAGCACGCCGGAGGTCGTCAACACGCTCTACGGCTCGGCCGGCGTGATTCGGCGCGACCGCTGGGAGCGCCTGCCCGGCAGTTACCATGGCTCGGGCTGCACGCTGGCTTCGGCCATTGCCGGCTGCATCGCCGGCGGCGCCAGCGTCGAGGATGCCGTCCGGGATGCCCAGGACTATACCTGGCAGACGCTGGCCAACGCCTTTCGCGGCGGCATGGGCCAGTTGATACCGGATCGCTTCTTCTGGGCGCGCGGCGAGGACGACGACACCGCACCAGCCGAAACAGCGAAGACCGATGCCCCCTGA
- the thiE gene encoding thiamine phosphate synthase produces the protein MPPELRGLYAITPEQADGARLLADIEAALSGGCRIVQFRDKLSPMPERVDRARALRQLTRRHAARLLINDDLALACLVDADGVHLGRDDGNLAASRAILGPKRILGASCYADFSAARAASLAGADYVAFGAVYPSSTKPHAAAAPLDLFAQTKNTLTAASCAIGGITLATAPALIAAGADLLAVITDLFSAPDIAGRAAAYQRLFEKAPS, from the coding sequence ATGCCCCCTGAGTTGCGCGGCCTCTACGCCATCACACCGGAACAAGCGGACGGGGCGCGCCTGCTCGCCGATATCGAAGCGGCGCTGAGCGGTGGCTGCCGCATCGTGCAGTTCCGCGACAAGCTGAGTCCAATGCCGGAACGCGTCGACCGCGCCCGCGCCCTGCGCCAACTGACCCGCCGCCACGCGGCGCGCCTGCTGATCAACGACGACCTGGCCTTGGCCTGCCTGGTTGATGCCGACGGCGTGCACCTCGGGCGGGACGATGGCAATCTGGCGGCCAGCCGGGCCATTCTCGGTCCGAAGCGAATACTCGGCGCTTCCTGCTATGCCGACTTTTCGGCCGCCCGCGCGGCCAGCCTGGCCGGCGCCGACTACGTCGCCTTTGGTGCCGTCTACCCGTCATCGACCAAGCCACACGCCGCCGCGGCGCCGCTCGACCTGTTCGCCCAGACCAAAAACACCCTGACTGCCGCCAGTTGTGCCATCGGCGGCATCACGCTGGCCACCGCGCCGGCCCTGATTGCCGCCGGCGCCGACCTGCTCGCGGTGATTACCGATCTGTTCAGCGCCCCCGACATCGCCGGCCGCGCTGCCGCCTACCAACGTCTTTTCGAGAAAGCTCCGTCATGA
- the hemL gene encoding glutamate-1-semialdehyde 2,1-aminomutase, giving the protein MTSRNQQLFERAQRHIPGGVNSPVRAFRSVGGTPCFLQKAAGARVQDADGKWYTDYVGSWGPMILGHAHPQIIAAVQGAVVDGLSFGAPTEREVDIADLLCELVPSMDMVRLVSSGTEATMSAIRLARGYTGRDVLIKFEGCYHGHSDSLLVKAGSGALTFGNPSSGGVPADLAQHTMVLAYNDPQQLADAFAEHGDKIAAVIVEPVVGNMNLIAPTREFLDAMRELTAKHGAVLIFDEVMTGFRVGLKSAQGLYGITPDLSTFGKIVGGGMPLGAFGGKREIMEKIAPLGPVYQAGTLSGNPIATAAGLATLKLIQAPGFYEALTAKTKALCDGLVGAAHKHGIAFAAQNVGGMFGLYFAERCPATYDAVLACDKEAFNRFFHAMLDAGHYFAPSAFEAGFVSAAHSEADIAATIAAADAFFAGAQ; this is encoded by the coding sequence ATGACTTCACGCAACCAGCAACTGTTCGAACGCGCCCAGCGCCACATTCCGGGCGGCGTCAATTCGCCGGTCCGCGCCTTCCGCTCGGTCGGCGGCACGCCCTGCTTCCTGCAGAAGGCGGCCGGCGCCAGGGTGCAGGATGCGGACGGCAAGTGGTACACCGATTACGTCGGCTCCTGGGGGCCGATGATTCTCGGCCACGCCCATCCGCAAATCATCGCCGCCGTCCAGGGCGCGGTGGTCGACGGCCTGTCCTTCGGTGCCCCGACCGAACGGGAAGTCGATATCGCCGACCTGCTCTGCGAACTGGTGCCGTCGATGGACATGGTCCGCCTGGTGTCCTCCGGTACCGAGGCGACGATGAGCGCCATCCGGCTAGCCCGCGGCTATACCGGGCGCGACGTGCTGATCAAGTTCGAAGGCTGCTATCACGGTCATTCCGACAGCCTGCTGGTAAAGGCCGGCTCGGGCGCCCTGACCTTCGGCAACCCGTCCTCGGGCGGTGTCCCGGCCGATCTGGCGCAGCACACCATGGTGCTGGCCTACAACGATCCGCAGCAACTGGCCGACGCTTTCGCCGAGCATGGCGACAAGATCGCCGCAGTGATCGTCGAGCCGGTCGTCGGCAACATGAACCTGATCGCGCCGACCCGGGAATTTCTCGACGCCATGCGCGAGCTGACCGCCAAACACGGCGCCGTACTGATTTTCGACGAAGTGATGACCGGCTTCCGGGTCGGCCTGAAGAGCGCGCAAGGCTTGTATGGCATCACCCCCGACCTGTCCACCTTCGGCAAGATCGTCGGTGGCGGCATGCCGCTCGGCGCCTTCGGCGGCAAGCGCGAGATCATGGAAAAAATCGCCCCGCTCGGCCCGGTCTATCAGGCCGGCACCCTGTCCGGCAATCCGATTGCCACAGCGGCCGGACTGGCCACCCTGAAGCTGATCCAAGCGCCCGGTTTTTACGAAGCGTTGACCGCCAAGACCAAGGCGCTGTGCGACGGCCTGGTCGGCGCCGCCCACAAACACGGCATCGCCTTTGCCGCGCAGAACGTCGGCGGCATGTTCGGCCTGTATTTCGCCGAACGCTGCCCGGCCACCTACGATGCCGTCCTGGCCTGCGACAAGGAAGCCTTCAACCGCTTCTTCCACGCCATGCTCGACGCCGGCCACTACTTCGCCCCGTCGGCCTTCGAAGCCGGTTTCGTTTCGGCCGCCCACAGCGAGGCCGATATCGCCGCGACCATCGCGGCCGCCGACGCATTCTTCGCCGGCGCGCAATGA
- the sugE gene encoding quaternary ammonium compound efflux SMR transporter SugE, with protein MTSGSAWLILLVAGLCEIGWAVGLKYTEGFSRLWPSVGTLAAMVASVLLLGWSLKVLPLGTAYAVWTGIGAVGTAILGIMLFGESREAARLASIALIVAGIVGLKLLTPDSH; from the coding sequence ATGACCAGCGGCAGCGCCTGGCTGATCCTGTTGGTGGCCGGTCTGTGCGAGATCGGCTGGGCGGTCGGACTGAAATACACCGAAGGTTTCAGCCGGTTGTGGCCATCGGTCGGGACACTGGCGGCCATGGTCGCCAGTGTGCTGCTGCTCGGCTGGTCGCTGAAGGTCCTGCCGCTGGGTACCGCCTATGCGGTGTGGACGGGGATCGGCGCGGTCGGCACGGCCATTCTCGGCATCATGCTGTTCGGCGAATCGCGGGAAGCGGCGCGACTGGCCAGCATTGCGCTGATCGTCGCCGGCATCGTCGGCCTCAAGCTGCTGACGCCCGACTCACATTAG
- the mgtE gene encoding magnesium transporter, with product MSEEAQLTDTEDLQERLAEVQTLLARHKLVEELVHRQEGPRHDLVEDIVHKQHLHELQHKLEPMHPADIAFILEALPLDERLIAWDLVKAGREGEILLEVSDAVRETLIDSMERTELVAAAESLDADELADLAPDLPQGVIDDVFRGMSVEEREQLRAAMSYPEDSVGSIMDFDMVTVREDVSLEAVLRYLRRFDELPDHTDQLFVVDRDERLKGVLPLNILLVNEVNVEVGTLMQTDFVELEPEDFAEEAAKAFERYDLVSAPVVDPEGRLVGRVTVNAVVDVIREEAESEQLAHAGLREEEDIFASVWDSVKNRWAWLAINLVTAFVASRVIGAFEDSIEKLVALAALMPIVAGIGGNSGNQTIMMIVRAIAMGQVQPDAMRRLLRKELGVATINGLIWGGLLGIAAWWLYGSYQLGIVMTAAMTLNLLLAASAGVGIPLLRQKFGADPAIGGSVMITALTDSGGFFIFLGLATLFLM from the coding sequence ATGAGCGAAGAAGCCCAGCTGACCGATACCGAAGACTTGCAGGAGCGCCTCGCCGAGGTGCAAACCCTGCTCGCCCGGCACAAGCTGGTCGAGGAGTTGGTGCACCGGCAGGAAGGGCCGCGCCACGATCTGGTTGAGGACATCGTTCACAAGCAGCATCTGCATGAACTGCAGCACAAGCTGGAGCCGATGCACCCGGCCGACATTGCCTTCATCCTCGAAGCGTTGCCGCTCGACGAGCGGCTGATCGCCTGGGATCTGGTCAAGGCCGGCCGCGAAGGCGAAATCCTGCTGGAAGTCTCGGATGCCGTCCGGGAAACCCTGATCGACTCGATGGAGCGCACCGAGCTGGTCGCCGCCGCCGAGTCGCTCGATGCCGACGAACTGGCCGACCTGGCGCCCGACCTGCCGCAGGGCGTGATCGACGACGTTTTCCGCGGCATGTCGGTCGAAGAGCGCGAACAGCTGCGCGCCGCGATGTCCTATCCGGAAGACTCGGTCGGTTCGATCATGGATTTCGACATGGTTACCGTGCGCGAAGATGTCTCGCTCGAAGCTGTGCTGCGTTATCTGCGCCGGTTCGACGAACTTCCCGACCATACCGACCAGCTTTTCGTCGTGGACCGCGACGAGCGCCTGAAGGGCGTGCTGCCGCTGAACATCCTGCTGGTCAATGAAGTGAATGTCGAAGTCGGGACGCTGATGCAGACCGATTTCGTCGAGCTGGAACCCGAGGATTTCGCCGAAGAAGCGGCCAAGGCGTTCGAACGCTACGACCTCGTGTCGGCCCCGGTCGTCGACCCGGAAGGCCGGCTGGTCGGCCGCGTCACGGTCAATGCCGTGGTGGACGTGATCCGTGAAGAAGCCGAGAGCGAGCAGCTGGCGCATGCCGGTCTGCGTGAGGAAGAAGATATTTTCGCTTCGGTCTGGGACTCAGTGAAAAACCGCTGGGCTTGGCTGGCGATCAACCTCGTCACCGCCTTCGTCGCTTCCCGGGTGATCGGCGCCTTCGAGGATTCGATCGAAAAGCTGGTCGCCCTCGCCGCCTTGATGCCCATCGTCGCCGGCATCGGTGGCAATTCCGGCAATCAGACGATCATGATGATCGTCCGTGCCATCGCCATGGGCCAGGTTCAGCCCGATGCCATGCGCCGGTTGTTGCGCAAGGAACTCGGCGTCGCCACGATCAATGGCCTGATCTGGGGCGGCCTGCTGGGGATTGCTGCCTGGTGGCTGTACGGCAGCTATCAGCTCGGCATCGTGATGACGGCGGCGATGACGCTGAACCTGCTGCTCGCCGCCTCGGCCGGCGTCGGCATTCCACTGCTCCGCCAGAAGTTCGGGGCCGATCCGGCGATCGGCGGTTCGGTGATGATCACCGCCCTGACCGACTCCGGCGGTTTCTTCATCTTTCTCGGTCTGGCGACGCTGTTCCTAATGTGA
- the mtgA gene encoding monofunctional biosynthetic peptidoglycan transglycosylase: protein MKALGRGIKWILLGLIGLFLVWQLWLLGWVLLWGWVNPGTTRFMEIRLGELREKKPDAELKKIWVPYERISIHLKRAVIASEDAKFVDHEGFDWEGIQKAMEKNQKRKRFAAGGSTISQQLAKNLFLTPTKSYLRKAEEAIITVMLENLWSKQRILEVYLNVIEWGNGVFGAEAAARHYYNISAAQVGPEQAARLAGMVPNPRYYDRNRSAPGLGRKTAIILGRMPSAEVP from the coding sequence ATGAAGGCGCTGGGGCGCGGCATCAAATGGATCCTGCTCGGCCTGATCGGGCTGTTTCTGGTCTGGCAGCTCTGGCTGCTCGGCTGGGTCTTGCTGTGGGGTTGGGTCAATCCCGGCACGACGCGCTTCATGGAAATCCGCCTTGGCGAATTGCGCGAAAAGAAACCGGATGCCGAGCTGAAAAAAATCTGGGTGCCCTATGAGCGGATTTCGATTCATCTGAAACGCGCCGTCATCGCGTCGGAAGACGCCAAGTTCGTCGATCACGAAGGCTTCGACTGGGAAGGCATCCAGAAGGCGATGGAGAAAAACCAGAAAAGGAAACGCTTTGCCGCCGGCGGCTCGACGATCAGCCAGCAACTGGCAAAAAACCTCTTCCTGACGCCGACCAAATCCTACTTGCGCAAGGCGGAGGAGGCGATCATCACGGTGATGCTGGAAAACCTGTGGAGCAAGCAGCGAATTCTCGAGGTTTACCTGAATGTGATCGAGTGGGGTAATGGCGTTTTCGGCGCCGAGGCGGCGGCCCGTCATTACTACAATATCAGCGCCGCCCAGGTGGGGCCGGAGCAGGCGGCGCGCTTGGCCGGCATGGTGCCGAATCCGCGCTATTACGACCGCAATCGCAGCGCTCCCGGCCTGGGCCGCAAGACGGCGATCATTCTCGGCCGCATGCCGAGTGCCGAAGTACCCTGA
- the aroE gene encoding shikimate dehydrogenase, translated as MTDRYCVFGNPIAHSRSPAIHAAFAAASGQDIAYAACLAAIDGFSQAVADFRAAGGKGANVTVPFKEEAFRLSTRLSERAARAGAVNTLAFNGAEIFGDNTDGAGLVRDIAANLNCALAGQRILLLGAGGAARGALAPLLAGQPAELFIANRSADKAVALAAAFADIALPQGGLSAQVIGGGSFAQLAGKSFDLVINATSASLSGQVLPLPPGLFAAGSLAYDMMYGKSETPFMAQARAQGAARCADGLGMLVEQAAEAFFVWRGVLPKTTAVLADLRRQLAA; from the coding sequence ATGACCGACCGCTATTGCGTGTTCGGCAACCCGATTGCCCACTCCCGATCGCCGGCGATTCACGCGGCGTTTGCTGCGGCCAGCGGGCAGGATATTGCCTACGCGGCGTGCCTGGCGGCGATCGATGGTTTTTCGCAAGCCGTTGCCGACTTTCGCGCGGCCGGCGGCAAAGGCGCCAATGTCACCGTGCCGTTCAAGGAAGAGGCCTTTCGCCTGAGCACCCGGTTGAGCGAGCGGGCGGCCCGGGCCGGGGCGGTCAATACGCTGGCCTTCAATGGCGCCGAGATTTTTGGTGACAACACCGATGGCGCCGGCCTGGTCCGCGACATCGCCGCTAACCTGAACTGTGCGCTGGCCGGCCAACGCATCCTGCTGCTCGGCGCCGGGGGCGCGGCGCGCGGCGCGCTGGCGCCGCTGCTCGCCGGCCAGCCGGCCGAGCTGTTCATCGCCAATCGCAGTGCCGACAAGGCCGTGGCGCTGGCGGCGGCATTTGCCGACATTGCGCTGCCGCAAGGCGGCCTTAGCGCGCAGGTGATCGGCGGCGGCAGTTTTGCGCAATTGGCCGGCAAAAGCTTCGACCTGGTGATCAACGCCACTTCGGCAAGCCTGTCCGGTCAGGTTCTGCCCCTGCCGCCGGGGCTTTTTGCGGCCGGTTCGCTGGCTTACGACATGATGTACGGCAAGAGCGAAACGCCATTCATGGCCCAGGCCCGCGCACAGGGGGCGGCGCGCTGTGCGGATGGTCTGGGCATGCTGGTCGAACAGGCGGCCGAGGCATTTTTCGTCTGGCGCGGCGTCTTGCCGAAAACCACTGCCGTTCTCGCCGACTTGCGCCGCCAACTCGCCGCATGA
- a CDS encoding energy transducer TonB — protein MSAAALPWQPALPNGRRLWIAVGLSLVVHALLMLLNFQFPDAANAMREKALDIILVNAKSARKPTDAQALAQANLDGGGNTDENRRAKTPLPSTAQQTSGNDIHQMQRRVQELEAAQQKMLTQAKSLHSVAASRPASEQPSPAPTASGLDLLESARAMARLEGEISKSTDEYSKRPRKRFIGARTEEYRFAQYIEDWRQKIERIGTLNYPEAARGKLYGSLVLTVSISADGSISRIDINRSSGYKVLDDSARRIVQMASPYSPFPPEIRRDTDVLEITRTWNFTQGDQLSAR, from the coding sequence GTGAGTGCGGCGGCCTTGCCCTGGCAACCGGCGTTGCCGAATGGCCGGCGCTTGTGGATCGCCGTCGGCTTGTCGCTGGTGGTCCACGCGCTGCTGATGCTGCTGAATTTTCAGTTTCCCGACGCGGCCAACGCCATGCGGGAGAAGGCGCTCGACATCATCCTGGTCAATGCCAAGTCGGCGCGCAAGCCGACCGATGCCCAGGCGCTGGCCCAGGCCAATCTCGACGGCGGTGGCAATACCGACGAAAACCGCCGGGCCAAGACGCCCTTGCCATCGACTGCGCAGCAGACCAGCGGCAACGATATCCACCAGATGCAGCGCCGGGTGCAGGAACTGGAAGCGGCACAACAGAAAATGCTGACCCAGGCGAAGAGCCTGCACAGCGTCGCCGCCAGCCGGCCGGCCAGCGAGCAGCCGTCGCCTGCGCCGACCGCTTCCGGTCTCGACCTGCTCGAATCGGCGCGGGCCATGGCGCGCCTCGAAGGCGAAATCAGCAAATCGACCGACGAGTACAGCAAGCGGCCGCGCAAACGCTTCATCGGGGCGCGCACCGAAGAGTATCGCTTTGCCCAGTACATCGAAGACTGGCGGCAGAAGATCGAGCGCATCGGCACGCTGAATTATCCGGAAGCGGCGCGCGGCAAGCTTTACGGCTCGCTGGTCCTGACGGTTTCGATCAGTGCCGACGGCAGCATCTCGCGGATCGACATCAACCGTTCCTCCGGCTACAAGGTGCTCGATGATTCGGCCCGTCGCATCGTCCAGATGGCTTCACCCTACTCGCCTTTCCCGCCGGAGATCCGGCGCGATACCGATGTTCTCGAAATAACGCGCACCTGGAATTTCACCCAGGGCGACCAGTTGTCCGCCCGATGA